Sequence from the Fulvivirga ligni genome:
GAAGTGTATGATATGATAGAAAACCGCTGGGGCTCAGGTGAAATGTATCTTGAGTCGTTAGCGCCGTCAAAAGCGAAGGATAAGGTTTTCATGGAATGGTTGGCTAATTATTTCAGATCAGGAGCTAGCCCAAGTGCGGCCTACGTGCTCACCAAAATGAACACCGAAGTAGACATCATTGATATTTTAAGTTCTATAAAAGTACCTACCTTATTAATGCAGCGAACGCATGATGTTGACGTGAAGATCGAGGAAGGTAGATTTATAGCGGAACGAATTAAAGGCTCAAAATTCGTGGAATTTGATGGTAGTGATCACCTCTTCTGGGCCGGAAATACCAATGAAATATTAGATGAGATCAAAAACTTTATTTCTACAGTGACCCCTGTAGAAACATACGAGGAAAGGTTATTTACCATAGTGGCTGCTCGTATTGTAACATCTCAAATGGTGCACACTGATATACATAGTGTTGTTGCTCAAAAGGTAAAACAATACCGTGGTAGATTGATAGGTTTCGATGCCGAGTCATTCATTGCTACTTTTGAAGGACCGAGTAAGGCTGCTCATTGTAGTATAGATTTGGTAGATCTAATGAGTAATGTTGATATACAACTAGCAGTAGGTATTCATATTAAGGAGGTGGCTGTGAATGAAGCTCATTTTATTAATGGTGAAACGCAAGATTTTATATCCACTATACTTGAGGCAGCTGAACCTAATCAAATACTTATTACCCAGGCGGTTAAATCTCTTTTGTCTGGAGCGGGGCTTGGTTTTACGCCCTTTGTAAATACAATGTATGATGCCACTGATCAGCAGCTATCGTTGTACATGCTTACAGATCATTTAAGTCCTAGAGAAGCTACTTATCACAAAGCTAAATCACCGCAAAACGACTCATTTTTGGAAAACGTATTGCAAAGTATAGAGTCGCACATGACTAATGATCAGTTTGGTGTAGAAATGTTATGCAGGGAGGTGGGCATTAGTGAGAGACAGCTTCAGCGAAAGCTCAAAGCCATTACCAATAAGTCTCCTAATCAGCTTATTTCTTCTGTACGACTTCATCGCGCTAAGGAGATGATGCTTATTGAAAAAGACAATATTTCAGAGATCGCCTTTAAAACAGGATTCTCAAATCCATCTTACTTTTCTAAATGCTTTAAGAAGGAGTTCGGTCAAAGTCCTTCAGAGCTTCTTCATCAATTTGAGAATTAGAAAGCCCTATTATAGAATAAAGAAAGTGAAGGTAGTCTTAAGGCTACCTTTTTTTGTGCCATATATTTCAGGTGGATGTCGGTTTAGTGATAGGTGATGTCGGAAATATGAGTGCATTTGGCGGTTTTGTGCTAAAGTAGGATATAAGTCTATTGTAATTTTGATGTTAAATAATAGAACTAAAACAACAGAATATAGGCATAACGGATAATCTAAAATATCAATTTTCTATAGTCCTTTTTAACTCAAACGCATGCAGACTGAAACATTAAGTTTTTCAAAA
This genomic interval carries:
- a CDS encoding alpha/beta fold hydrolase, with translation MKPTTQYTKSGRISIAYQVFGSGTTDLVYIPGWVSNIDWMWSCPELVSFFIELGKMFRVVLFDKRGTGLSDRVVELSTIEERMDDIRAVMDAIGSQKAVLFGHSEGGSVSALFAATYPHRTIALITFGVFAKRRYSKDYPWAPTDEERQEVYDMIENRWGSGEMYLESLAPSKAKDKVFMEWLANYFRSGASPSAAYVLTKMNTEVDIIDILSSIKVPTLLMQRTHDVDVKIEEGRFIAERIKGSKFVEFDGSDHLFWAGNTNEILDEIKNFISTVTPVETYEERLFTIVAARIVTSQMVHTDIHSVVAQKVKQYRGRLIGFDAESFIATFEGPSKAAHCSIDLVDLMSNVDIQLAVGIHIKEVAVNEAHFINGETQDFISTILEAAEPNQILITQAVKSLLSGAGLGFTPFVNTMYDATDQQLSLYMLTDHLSPREATYHKAKSPQNDSFLENVLQSIESHMTNDQFGVEMLCREVGISERQLQRKLKAITNKSPNQLISSVRLHRAKEMMLIEKDNISEIAFKTGFSNPSYFSKCFKKEFGQSPSELLHQFEN